AAGGAGGAAGACCTGATGATGAAAAATGATATAAAACCGGGAGACGTCCTCCTTCTTTCTTTTCCTACTCATATTCCAAAAGGGCATGAACAGGAAGGCAAAAGGCCGGTTGTTGTAGTAGCAGTACCAAAAGGACCTATGAGGTATCCGCTTATAATAGTAGTTCCATTAACGACACGAGATGGAGAATGGGCAAATCAAAATCTTAATTTGTACTATAGGATACCGGCAGGAAATGGTGGATTGCCAAAAGATTCAATTGCATTATTAGACCAAATACGTGCTGTAGATGTTGAGCGCATTGAATCGCTCATTGGTTCTCTTAGAGGAGATATCCTTGACTCTATTATAAGAAACTTGATACATATTTTTCAAGGCAAATAGGTAGCCATGAATAAGGGAATTGACTTAAATGATAAGTAGATGTAATATATAAGTGTACAAGTGAATACAAAAAATCTTATGGTCTTGAGAAGTTAAAAGGGAAAGCGGTGAAAATCCGCTGCAGCCCCCGCTACTGTGAGCGAGGATGAAGCCCTAATAAAGCCACTGCTTGGCACTCAAGAGATGTGCCGGGTGGGAAGGCAGGGTGGAAGATGAATCGCGAGCCAGGAGACCTGCCATAAGATTTCGGAAGTTCGCCTTCGGAGGGAAGGTGGAATGGAATTTTTATGCTTAATTTTGGCAAAAAAGGTCTACCTCCGTGGGGTAGGTCTTTTTTTGATACTTGAAAAATTTAAATTAGGAGGGTACTTATGAGAAGATTTAAAGGTTTACTTGCTTTATTGGTAGTCTTTGCTTTAATGTTTTCACTGGCTGCTTGTTCAACAAACAATGCTACAAAGCCACAAGATACATCTCAAACAGCAACTGAAACTGTAAAAACACAGTTTCCTTTAAAAGTTACAGACTTTTTAGGAAGAGAAGTAACTATAGAGAAAGAACCCCAAAGGATAGTTTCTCTTGCACCTTCTACAACAGAGCTTATATATGCTTTAGGAGCAGGAAATAAAGTAGTGGGTGTTACAGACTTTGACAATTATCCACCTGAGGTCAAGGATGTACCCAAAGTGGGGGGGTTTAAAGGGCCAAATGTAGAAGCGATTACTGCTCAAAAGCCTGATATAATATTTGCTTCCACTCTTTCCGGTAAAGAGCAAATGGAATCTTTAGAAAAAATGGGTATACCCGTCGTGATGCTAGAGGCTAAAGACATTGACCAGATATACCAATCTATAAAAATAATAGGCCAAATAACAGGTACTGAGAAAAAAGGTGAAGAAATAATCAAAGAAATGCAGGACAAAATAAAAGAAATAAACGACAAAGTCAAAAACCTTCCGAAAGTCAGCGTATTTTATCTTGTCTCTCTTGACGGAAACTGGACATCTGGAAAAGGGACTTTTATTGATGAGCTCATAAACCTTGCAGGTGGCAAAAATGTTGCAGAGGATGTAAATGGTTGGGCGCAGTACAGCGTAGAAGAATTAGTCAAGAAAAATCCTGATGTGATAATAACATCTCCTCATGCAGGGGATGTAAAAGACATCAAAAATATGGCAGGATACAAAGATACAAACGCTGTTAAAAATGACAAAGTATTTGTGATAAGCAATGACGACATAATATCAAGAGCTTCTAATAGAATTGTTTTAGGACTTGAAGAAATCGCAAAATTCTTACATCCGGAGGCATTTAAGTAAAGTGGGAGTAAAAAAAGGGATATATTTTGGTACAGCCTTTTCACTGCTTGTCTTTACCATGATTTTATCAATTTCTGCAGGGGCGGTAAAAATACCCCTGCAGGAGATTTTAAATGTTTTTTTGGGCGGTGGCAGTGAAACCTCTAGGACAATAATCCTTAATTTAAGACTTCCAAGAGCTATTGAATCTGCGATTGTAGGTATGGGACTTTCTGTTGTTGGGACATTTTTTCAAGGACTTTTGAGAAATCCAATGGCAGACCCTTATGTATTGGGTGTATCATCAGGAGCGGCTTTTGGAGCTACTATTGCGATAATATTAGGGTTTGGAATATTTGGACTGAGTTTTATGGCATTTATTACTTCTTTAATGACTGTGTTTTTTGTGTACACTATCTCTAGAACTGGCACAAGAGTATCCATGACCACAATGTTATTGGCAGGTATAGCTATAAGTGCTTTTATGTCTGCAATTATATCTCTCATGATGCTTTTAAACCATGATGAGTTTTCTCGAATTGTTTTTTGGACTATGGGAGGATTTAGCCTCATAAATTGGAATAGTGTGGTCTTTACTACTCCTATAATAGTAATTGGCTCTTTTGTGATGTATGTATTTTCAAGGGATGTAAATGCGATATTGACAGGAGAAGAAGTTGCCGAACATTTAGGTGTCAACACAGAACTAGTCAAGAAAATAATTCTTATTACAGGGTCTTTGGTGACTGCAACTGCTGTGTCAGTTGGTGGAATTATAGGTTTTGTGGGACTTATTGTGCCTCATATATCAAGGCTTATTGTAGGACCTGACAATAGAATTCTTGTACCTTTTAGTGCTATATCAGGAGCGATATTTTTAACTTTTGCAGACTTATTAGCACGAATTATTTTAAAGCCAATGGAAATTCCAATTGGGATAATTACAGCAGCATTTGGAGGACCATTCTTTTTATATCTGTTAATAAAGAGCAAACAAAAAAGTGAAGGAATGTGATGATATGGCCATTTTACAGGTAGATAAATTACATTTTTCTTATGGAGAAAGGGAAGTTTTAAGAGGGATAGATTTCACCATAAATAAAAATATGGTGATAGGGATAATTGGTGCAAATGGAAGTGGCAAGACTACTCTTTTAAAAAATATATCAGGGTATTTGACGTCAACTTATGGTAATGTCTTTGTGTTAGGGAAAAATATCAAAGACTTTACTATAAAAGAAAAGGCAAAATATATAGGTTATGTGCCTCAAGATATAGTTTACGACTTTGAATTTAGCTGTTATGACGTAGTAATGATGGGAAGAATTCCTTATCTTAAAAGGTTTCAGTCGGAGAAAAAAGAGGACAGAGATATTGTAAGAGAGTGCATGGAAATTACAAATACATGGCAGTTTAAAGACAAAAGCATAAAAGAGTTAAGCGGCGGTGAAAGGCAAAGAGTGTATATAGCGAGGGCATTAGCACAAAAAGCTCGAATTTTACTCATGGATGAGCCAGTTTCTCACCTTGATATAAAATACCAAGTTGAAATACTGTCTCTTGTAAAAGATTTATCCTTAAAAGGGATACTTGTAATTATTGTGCTTCACGATATTAACCTCGCTTCACAGTTTTGTGATGAGATTTTCATAATGAAAGAAGGCAAAATAATAGCATCTGGGTCTCCCGGAAATGTTTTAACATTGAACAACATAAAATCAGCCTTTTCAATAGATGTGGAAGTGTTTGAAAATCCCATCACCCATACTCCTTACGTCATTCCATCGCTAAATGGAAAGGAGCAACTCAAAGTTGTGTAAAGCTGTAATGATTGCAGGCACCCATTCAGGGGCCGGTAAAACTACTGTAAGCCTTGGGCTTATGGGAGTGCTGTCAAAAAGGTATAAAGTTCAGCCTTTTAAAGTAGGTCCAGATTATATAGATGCTGCTTATCAGCGATATGTCACAGGGAATTTTTCCTGCAATCTCGACTTGTACATGTTGGGGGAACAAAACCTTAAATCGCTTTTTTACAAAAATGCCTGCAATGCTGACATTTCTATAATTGAAGGTGTTATGGGAATGTACGATGGGATTGATACTACAAAAAAGGGGAGCAGTGCTGACATTGCGAAAATTTTAGATATTCCTGTGATTTTAGTTGTAGATGCTTCTTCTATGGCGACAAGTGTATCAGCTTTAATAATGGGTTATATGCACTATGACAGGGAAGTAAAAATTAAAGGGGTGATATTAAATAAAGTTGGAAGTGAAAAACACTATGCCCTTTTGAAAGAATGCATAACAAGAGATTTAGGTATTGAGGTTTTTGGCTATCTTCCAAAGGATCCAAAATTAGATTTGCCAGAAAGACACTTAGGCCTTGTACCGATATATGAGATGCCAGAAATTAAACACAAGTTTGATACCTTATATGATTATATTGAAAAATACATTGATATAGAAAAAATTCTTAATGTAAGTGTAATTGACTGTTCAAATACATTTAGAAACACGATTGGTGAGGGCCATGATTTAAAAAGGGTAAAAATAGGGTATGCGTTTGATGAGGCTTTTAATTTTTATTACAAAGAGAGTTTGGAATTTTTTGAAGAAATGGGAGCAGAGCTTGTACCCTTTAGTCCTCTTAAAGATTATAAATTACCAGATGAAATATCGGGTTTGTACATAGGGGGAGGATTTCCAGAGGTTTTCGCGGAGAGGCTTAATAAAAACAAAAAAATGTTGAAATCGGTTAAAGATGCAATAGATTCAGGTATGCCTGCATATGCAGAGTGTGGCGGCTTTATGTATCTCACAAAAAGCATAACAGATTTACAAGGAAATACTTTTGAAATGGCAGGAATTTACGATTTTGAAACTGTCATGACAAAAAGGCTTCAGAGATTTGGCTATGTTGAGGCAGAAGTTATTGAAGATAACATCCTTTTTAGAAAAGGGGATAAAATAAAAGGGCATGAGTTTCACCACTCAATAATAAAAGGTTTTTCACAGAAAACCTCATACGTTGTGCATAAACCGGGAAAAGAAAATGCTTGGGAATGTGGATTTGTGCATAAAAATTGCCTGGCGACGTATGTTCACATAAATTTATACACATATAAAGAGGCTGTCAAGAGGTTTGTTGACAAATGTGTTCAATACCGAAACTCAAATGCTTTTCAGGAGGATTAATATGGCACTTAAATTGATGATACAAGGGACCGCATCGTCTGTTGGCAAAAGCTTGTTGGTTGCCGCTTTTTGCAGAATTTTCAAGCAGGATGGTTACAGAGTAGCCCCTTTTAAGTCTCAAAATATGGCTTTGAATTCCTATATAACCGATGAAGGACTAGAAATAGGAAGAGCACAAGCTATGCAGGCGGAAGCGGCAGGAGTTAAGCCTTCTTATCACATGAATCCAATACTTCTAAAGCCCAGTTCTGATAAAAAAAGCCAAGTTGTTTTAAGAGGCAAAGTTTATAAAAACATGTCTGCAGCCGAATACCACCAATTTAAGCCACAGCTTTTAAAGTTTATTAAAGAGGACTTTGATTTTCTTGCAAGTCAAAATGACATTGTTGTAATAGAAGGAGCTGGAAGTCCTGCAGAAATAAATTTAAGGGATAGAGATGTCGTAAACATGGGTATGGCAGAGATGGTAAATGCACCAGTACTTCTTGTAGGAGATATTGATAAAGGCGGTGTATTTGCTTCAATAGCTGGCACTTTGCTCCTTTTAAAAGAAAATGAGAGAAATCGCATTGAAGGTGTACTTATAAACAAGTTTAGAGGAGACATTGAAATATTAAAGCCGGGTTTGGAGATGTTAGAAAACATTGTACACAAAAAGGTTTTAGGTGTTGTCCCTTATATGGATGTGCACATTGATGAAGAGGATGGGGCGACGGAGAGATTTTATCGTAGGAATACAGAAGGAGATATAGAGATTGCAGTTATAAATCTTCCCCACATATCGAATTTTACGGATTTTGAACCTCTTGCTAAAGTTCCCGGAATAAAGCTTCGCTATGTGAATAAAGGGGAAAGGATTGGAGATTGTGATGTTGTTATAATTCCGGGAACAAAAAACACAATTGGAGATTTGCAAGCATTAAAAGAATATAGGATTGATAAGGAAATTTTTGAAATGAGAAAAAAAGGTAAATTTATAGTCGGCATTTGTGGAGGATACCAAATGCTGGGAAAAGTCATTAAAGACCCGGGAAGAATTGAAAGTACAACTTCAGAAATTGAGGGACTGGGACTTTTGGATATAGAGACTGTAATTGAAAATGAAAAGACAACAACCCAAATTAAGGCGGTTATTCGCAATAATTTACCATCAATATTATCACCTCTTAGAAATATTGCTGTAGAGGGATATGAAATACACATGGGGCAAAGTCGAATTTTGGGAGATTGTCAGCCTTTTTCAGTAATAACTCATAGAAATGGAGAAAAAATCGAAGTCTATGACGGTTGTATAAGCGATGATGGAAAAGTGTTTGGAACTTACATACACGGAATTTTTGAAAACAGAGAGTTTGTCAGGGAATTTATAAATATTGTGAGAAAATCAAAAGGACTTTCTCCTATAAAGGAAATTATTGATTACAAAGAATTTAAAGAAAGAGAATATGATAAGCTTGCAGATATTGTGAGAAAAAGTATCGACATGAAAGAAGTCTATGAAATTATGGAGAGGTATAAAGATTAATGGAAGTGGTATTAGCCTACTTATTGGATTTGTTGATAGGAGACCCTGAAGGATATCCTCATCCTGTAAGAATTATAGGGAGAGTGGTATCACATTTAGAGAGTATACTTAGAAAATATGCTAAAAGTGACAGAGATTTAAAAATAGCAGGTTTTATACTGTGTGGACTTACAGTAACTTTGGCATTTGCAGCAACATATGTACTACTTTATATTGCAGGACTTATACATCCATATTTAAAGTATGCTTTAGATGTTTTAATTATATATACCTGCCTTGCTACAAAAGACCTTGGTAAAGCTGCTGGAAGAGTATACGAAGCGTTGATAAAGGGTGATATAGTTGAAGCAAGAAAAAGATTATCTTATATAGTCAGTAGGGATACAGATAGGCTTGATGTTGAGAATATCTCCAGAGGAGCGATAGAAACAGTTGCAGAGAATATATCAGACGGTATAATAGCCTCTATGTTTTACGCGTTTATAGGAGGTGCGCCGCTGGCTATCTTTTATAAGGCAGCAAGCACTCTTGATTCTATGGTAGGCTATAGAAATGAAAAGTACCTCGATTTAGGATTTGCTTCTGCAAAACTTGACGACATATTAAATTTTATCCCTGCTCGCATAACAGGTTTTTTGATTGTTATAGCTGCTTTTCTCTTAGGCTATGATTATAAAAATAGTTGGAGGATTTTTTTAAGAGATAGGTTGAAACATCAAAGTCCAAACAGTGCTCACGGAGAAGCAGCAGTTGCCGGTGCTTTAAATATACAACTGGGAGGTCTTAATTATTATTTTGGAAAGCCTGAAATTAAACCAACTCTTGGGGATGGAAAAGAAAAAATTACCCCCCAACATATAAAAGACAGCATCAAAATAATGTACATGACTTCATTTTTGGGGCTTGTAGTATTTTATATAGGGAGGAGATTGATGTGAAAGAAAAAGCAAATACATTAAAAAATGTAAAGACTCTTACTCTTGTTGCTATGCTTATAGCCTTAAGTGCAGTAGGTGCTCTCATAAAAGTTTTTAACACAGTTGCTTTCGATTCAATGCCAGGATACTTTGCCGCATTATACCTTGGAGGTTGGTATGGAGCCCTTGTGATAAGTTTAGGGCATATGCTTACAGCAATTACTTCTGGATTTCCTTTAGGGCTTACAAATCACATATACATAGCAGTGCAAATGGCATTATATGCCTATTTGTTTAGATTTTTTTATCGAAAATTTAACATCTATATTGCAGTAATTGTTGCTACCATCTTAAATGGAACTGTTGCAACCCTTTTGTTTGTGCCCATATTCGGAGGGGGATTTTTTGCGGCATGGGTACTTCCCCTAACAATTGCGTCATTTGCAAATGTATTTCTTGCAGCGTTAATTTACAAAGCGATACCGAAAAGGAGTAGAGAATAAAAAGTGATTGAAAGATACAGAGATTTAGTGATAATTTATGAAAATGATGCAGCATATGTGATATCTTGTGACAGCCTTGGAGCAATAGGGAATAAAGAGCATGATGTGTTAAAAGTTGATGAAGAGATTGTAGGAAGGACTACTGTAAAAGTGGCTCTTTCGGAAGTACTATGTGTAGGAGCAAAACCCTTAGTCATATCCGATACTTTATCCGTTGAAATGAATCCAACAGGGCAAAAAATTTTAAGAGGCATAAAAAGCGAGCTTGAAGAGAACGGACTTTCAGACGTAGTTTTTACAGGAAGTACTGAAGAAAATTTTCCCACATCTATGACAGGTATAGGAATCACTGTAATAGCAAAAGCAAATATTGGAGACTTAAAAATAAAAAAAGTCAAAACAGGTATGCATGTTTCTATTTTAGGTTATCCACGTGTAGGAAATGAAGTTTTAAGCTCAAACGATGTGCTTACATTGAAAGACTACGTAAAAATTTCCAACTCAAAAGAAATAGTGGAAGCAATACCTGTGGGTTCAAAAGGGATAAAATATGAAATTGGCATATTAGAGAAGATATCAGGATTAAAGGTGGAGGCGAATTTTCCACAACATCTTGATGTATTAAAATCAGGGGGGCCTTCTACCTGCTGCCTTGTAGTCCACAGTGAGGAAGATACAGCCTCTATTAAAGGACTGACAGATAAACCCTTAACATATGTCGGAGTGCTGATTTAGCGTAAATGAAAGAAGGTGTTTCAATGAAGCCTTATGAGCATGGCGGAAATGTTTATGACTATGAAGGAGAAATAATTGATTTTAGTTCAAATATAAATCCTCTTGGGGTTCCGGAATGGATTTTTGATATTATCAAAAAAGTTGATTTAACAAAATATCCGGATATAAAATATCGAAAACTTAAAGAGGCTATTTCACAGCATGTGGGGTATTCACAAGAAAATATAATTGTTGGGAATGGTGCGACAGAGCTCATACATCTTTTTGTGAGAGCATTTAAGGTGAAAAGACCCCTCATTCCGTCTCCTGCTTTTTTGGAATATGAAAGGGTAGTCTACATAAACGGTGGTGAACCGATATATTTCAGGCTGGAAGAAGACTATGGGTTTAAAGTAAATCTCGCAAAGCTTCTTTCACAAATGGAAGAGGCGGATTCTTTAATCATTGGGAATCCTAACAATCCTACAGGACAAGCCATAATTAGAGAGGAAATAGGAATTTTATTAAAAAAAGCGGAGATTTTGAATATACCTGTCATGATAGATGAAGCTTTTATTGAATTTATGAAAGACTATAAAAATTATGAAGCTTTACCTCTTGCAAAAGAGCATGATAAATTGTTTGTTGTAAGAGCTGTTACAAAATTTTTTGGCATGCCAGGGTTGAGATTGGGGTATGGGATTGGAAGTCCTTCTTTGATACAAAAGTTAGAAGAATACAAAGAGCCTTGGACAGTCAATGCTCTTGCAGATGCTGTGGGGAGAGAAATATTTAAAGATGAAGCTTATATAGAAAAAACAAGGGAATATGTAAATAAAGAAATAGAGTATATGCTTT
The sequence above is a segment of the Thermoanaerobacter ethanolicus JW 200 genome. Coding sequences within it:
- a CDS encoding cobyrinate a,c-diamide synthase gives rise to the protein MCKAVMIAGTHSGAGKTTVSLGLMGVLSKRYKVQPFKVGPDYIDAAYQRYVTGNFSCNLDLYMLGEQNLKSLFYKNACNADISIIEGVMGMYDGIDTTKKGSSADIAKILDIPVILVVDASSMATSVSALIMGYMHYDREVKIKGVILNKVGSEKHYALLKECITRDLGIEVFGYLPKDPKLDLPERHLGLVPIYEMPEIKHKFDTLYDYIEKYIDIEKILNVSVIDCSNTFRNTIGEGHDLKRVKIGYAFDEAFNFYYKESLEFFEEMGAELVPFSPLKDYKLPDEISGLYIGGGFPEVFAERLNKNKKMLKSVKDAIDSGMPAYAECGGFMYLTKSITDLQGNTFEMAGIYDFETVMTKRLQRFGYVEAEVIEDNILFRKGDKIKGHEFHHSIIKGFSQKTSYVVHKPGKENAWECGFVHKNCLATYVHINLYTYKEAVKRFVDKCVQYRNSNAFQED
- a CDS encoding type II toxin-antitoxin system PemK/MazF family toxin, with product MMKNDIKPGDVLLLSFPTHIPKGHEQEGKRPVVVVAVPKGPMRYPLIIVVPLTTRDGEWANQNLNLYYRIPAGNGGLPKDSIALLDQIRAVDVERIESLIGSLRGDILDSIIRNLIHIFQGK
- the cbiB gene encoding adenosylcobinamide-phosphate synthase CbiB, with the protein product MEVVLAYLLDLLIGDPEGYPHPVRIIGRVVSHLESILRKYAKSDRDLKIAGFILCGLTVTLAFAATYVLLYIAGLIHPYLKYALDVLIIYTCLATKDLGKAAGRVYEALIKGDIVEARKRLSYIVSRDTDRLDVENISRGAIETVAENISDGIIASMFYAFIGGAPLAIFYKAASTLDSMVGYRNEKYLDLGFASAKLDDILNFIPARITGFLIVIAAFLLGYDYKNSWRIFLRDRLKHQSPNSAHGEAAVAGALNIQLGGLNYYFGKPEIKPTLGDGKEKITPQHIKDSIKIMYMTSFLGLVVFYIGRRLM
- a CDS encoding ABC transporter ATP-binding protein; the protein is MAILQVDKLHFSYGEREVLRGIDFTINKNMVIGIIGANGSGKTTLLKNISGYLTSTYGNVFVLGKNIKDFTIKEKAKYIGYVPQDIVYDFEFSCYDVVMMGRIPYLKRFQSEKKEDRDIVRECMEITNTWQFKDKSIKELSGGERQRVYIARALAQKARILLMDEPVSHLDIKYQVEILSLVKDLSLKGILVIIVLHDINLASQFCDEIFIMKEGKIIASGSPGNVLTLNNIKSAFSIDVEVFENPITHTPYVIPSLNGKEQLKVV
- a CDS encoding FecCD family ABC transporter permease — protein: MGVKKGIYFGTAFSLLVFTMILSISAGAVKIPLQEILNVFLGGGSETSRTIILNLRLPRAIESAIVGMGLSVVGTFFQGLLRNPMADPYVLGVSSGAAFGATIAIILGFGIFGLSFMAFITSLMTVFFVYTISRTGTRVSMTTMLLAGIAISAFMSAIISLMMLLNHDEFSRIVFWTMGGFSLINWNSVVFTTPIIVIGSFVMYVFSRDVNAILTGEEVAEHLGVNTELVKKIILITGSLVTATAVSVGGIIGFVGLIVPHISRLIVGPDNRILVPFSAISGAIFLTFADLLARIILKPMEIPIGIITAAFGGPFFLYLLIKSKQKSEGM
- the cobD gene encoding threonine-phosphate decarboxylase CobD, which produces MKPYEHGGNVYDYEGEIIDFSSNINPLGVPEWIFDIIKKVDLTKYPDIKYRKLKEAISQHVGYSQENIIVGNGATELIHLFVRAFKVKRPLIPSPAFLEYERVVYINGGEPIYFRLEEDYGFKVNLAKLLSQMEEADSLIIGNPNNPTGQAIIREEIGILLKKAEILNIPVMIDEAFIEFMKDYKNYEALPLAKEHDKLFVVRAVTKFFGMPGLRLGYGIGSPSLIQKLEEYKEPWTVNALADAVGREIFKDEAYIEKTREYVNKEIEYMLYALRKIDYLVAFDTKVNFILLKLRTGRVNDLKQILLKKGILIRDASNFRYLDKSFFRVAIKRHEDNEKLIQALKEIDIKDLVEDKERVVI
- a CDS encoding ECF transporter S component — protein: MKEKANTLKNVKTLTLVAMLIALSAVGALIKVFNTVAFDSMPGYFAALYLGGWYGALVISLGHMLTAITSGFPLGLTNHIYIAVQMALYAYLFRFFYRKFNIYIAVIVATILNGTVATLLFVPIFGGGFFAAWVLPLTIASFANVFLAALIYKAIPKRSRE
- a CDS encoding ABC transporter substrate-binding protein → MRRFKGLLALLVVFALMFSLAACSTNNATKPQDTSQTATETVKTQFPLKVTDFLGREVTIEKEPQRIVSLAPSTTELIYALGAGNKVVGVTDFDNYPPEVKDVPKVGGFKGPNVEAITAQKPDIIFASTLSGKEQMESLEKMGIPVVMLEAKDIDQIYQSIKIIGQITGTEKKGEEIIKEMQDKIKEINDKVKNLPKVSVFYLVSLDGNWTSGKGTFIDELINLAGGKNVAEDVNGWAQYSVEELVKKNPDVIITSPHAGDVKDIKNMAGYKDTNAVKNDKVFVISNDDIISRASNRIVLGLEEIAKFLHPEAFK
- a CDS encoding AIR synthase related protein, which codes for MIERYRDLVIIYENDAAYVISCDSLGAIGNKEHDVLKVDEEIVGRTTVKVALSEVLCVGAKPLVISDTLSVEMNPTGQKILRGIKSELEENGLSDVVFTGSTEENFPTSMTGIGITVIAKANIGDLKIKKVKTGMHVSILGYPRVGNEVLSSNDVLTLKDYVKISNSKEIVEAIPVGSKGIKYEIGILEKISGLKVEANFPQHLDVLKSGGPSTCCLVVHSEEDTASIKGLTDKPLTYVGVLI
- a CDS encoding cobyric acid synthase — protein: MALKLMIQGTASSVGKSLLVAAFCRIFKQDGYRVAPFKSQNMALNSYITDEGLEIGRAQAMQAEAAGVKPSYHMNPILLKPSSDKKSQVVLRGKVYKNMSAAEYHQFKPQLLKFIKEDFDFLASQNDIVVIEGAGSPAEINLRDRDVVNMGMAEMVNAPVLLVGDIDKGGVFASIAGTLLLLKENERNRIEGVLINKFRGDIEILKPGLEMLENIVHKKVLGVVPYMDVHIDEEDGATERFYRRNTEGDIEIAVINLPHISNFTDFEPLAKVPGIKLRYVNKGERIGDCDVVIIPGTKNTIGDLQALKEYRIDKEIFEMRKKGKFIVGICGGYQMLGKVIKDPGRIESTTSEIEGLGLLDIETVIENEKTTTQIKAVIRNNLPSILSPLRNIAVEGYEIHMGQSRILGDCQPFSVITHRNGEKIEVYDGCISDDGKVFGTYIHGIFENREFVREFINIVRKSKGLSPIKEIIDYKEFKEREYDKLADIVRKSIDMKEVYEIMERYKD